ATCCTGCCGGCTCGACAGAATGATCATGTCGCTGGCGATCACCTCAGTGCTGTAGCGATCCTGGCCGGTCTCTTTGTCTTGCCACTTGTTCGTGCGCAGCCGGCCCTCGACATACACGCGCGTGCCCTTGGTCAGGTACTGGTTGCAGATTTCGCCAAGCTTGTCCCACGCGACGATCCGAAACCACTCGGTCTCTTCGTGCGCCGAGCCATCCGATGATTTCCACGATCGGCCCGATGCCACACGGAAGGTGGTGACGGCACTGCCCTGCGGCGTGTAGCGCATCTCCGGGTCCGCGCCGAGGTGCCCGGTCAGCATCACTTTGTTCAGGTCTTTCCCCATGGCTTGCCTCCTCTTATTCGGTTTACAAGGTCGTACCTACTCAGCCTGCATCGACATGGCCCGATACATACTGCCCGAGCGTTTAGCACGCTGCCTTTATGAAGCAGCCATCGCCGGTGATTGCCATCTTAGCATGTATGTTCAAGATCGTCAAGATGCTAACCAGCTATGCGATTCCTGCGGCCGTAGGTCGTTGATCGAATGACGCTAGAGATTCTGCACAGCAAAGAAGGATCGCCAATGCTACTACGCACCATCAGTCGCGGCCTGCTCCTGTTCGCACTATTTGGCCTGGCGGCCTGCCAGGCCGGTACGCCGGCTGTAGCCCCTACTGCGCTACCAGCCGCCGCCACCGCCGCACCCACACTCACTGCCGCACCCGATCCAACCGCCGCGCCCGCACCCACTGCTGCGCCCGATCCGACCAACCTGCCGGCGCCCACTAGCGCACCCGCAGCCGGTACGCTGCTGCCCGCGCCACTGTACTTCATCGGCGAAGGCGGCCAGATCTGGCGGATGGAGGCCGACGGTGCCAGCAAGCGCCAGATCACGTTCGAGGCCGCGCCGATTAACGATTTCGACATTGCACCGAACGATAATGCGCTGGCATACCTGATCGGCGAGGCCGACGGCCTGACGATCGTGCTGCTCGACGCAGGTGGGCGCACCGAGCTAATCAGCGGGCCGGTCGCCGCCCCAACCTTCTCGCCCGACGGCGCGCAGCTGCTGTTTCAGATCTATACCGCCAGCGCCGGCACACCAACCGGCGGCGAATCGGCCGAAACCACGGGCATCTTCGCGGCCGCACGTAGCGGTGGGCGCCCGAACTTGGTGCTTGCCAGCGACCCGATCGCCGACCCGAACAACCCGCCCGACGATGCGCGCCAGTATTACCCGGTCGGCTTCTCGCCCGATGGCACGCAGTTGCTCGTTGGCGGCTACTATCCGATCGGCGAGAGTGGCTTCGTGGCCATCCGCAGCATGGCCAACGGCGCACTGGTTGATATCGACCAGGGCTGCTGCGAGGTGGCCTGGAGCACCGATGGCTCGGCGGTGATCGTGGCCGGCGGCACGGTGGTTCAGGATGCCCAGCTGGGCCTGTGGTGCGCCGACCCACACACCGGCGCAAGCACGCCACT
The sequence above is drawn from the Candidatus Kouleothrix ribensis genome and encodes:
- a CDS encoding single-stranded DNA-binding protein, translated to MGKDLNKVMLTGHLGADPEMRYTPQGSAVTTFRVASGRSWKSSDGSAHEETEWFRIVAWDKLGEICNQYLTKGTRVYVEGRLRTNKWQDKETGQDRYSTEVIASDMIILSSRQDRQAAGGDYEAPTDEDAPAPARRAAQAPTPAAPAAPRPANGAGASRPAAAARPAARNVPQMIDSDEDLPF